Genomic window (Roseivirga sp. 4D4):
CTAGTCTTTACTCGCATTAAAGAGCTTTTGCTTCTCTTCTTTGCTCAAAGCATCATAGCCTTTATCTGAAATCTTATCTAGGATGGCATCAATCTCAGCCTGACTCGTTTCCTTCTTGCTGTCCGTTTTAACACTAGATTTTCTGGCAGTTCTCGACTTCGGCCTCGAGCTTGTTTCCTTTTTATAGGAGACTTTAATCTTTGGTTGAGGTTTAAATAAGCTTTTGACCCAAATGATAAAGTTCACAATGGGCTTACTCCAATCATTGCCTTTTTGCAATTGCGTCATTCCAACATAACCGACCAAAGCACCCCCTAAATGAGCAATCTCTCCCCCGGCATTTGAACCTGTTGACTGTATGAATGAAACGAAAACACTAAAAAAAGCAATATACTTTAGCTTCACAGGACCCAATAAGATGAGGTTCACAGCAAAGTTTGGCTGAAACGTTGCAGCGCCTACAACAATAGCCGTCACACCAGCCGAAGCACCAAGTAGACTCGAGTATGGAACAGCCTCCTGAAAGTAGGGCAATAAGTTATATATGAGCATGTAGAAGAGACCACCTCCTATACCACCCCAAACATAGAAGCCTAATAGCTTATTCTGACCCAAATACTCAGCGATTATCTTCCCGAACCAATACATCCACAGCATATTGAAAAGGATGTGTAAAAGTCCTTGATGAAAAAAGAAGTAGGTAATGATTGACCAGGGTCGATACAACAATGCACCAGGGTCTGCAGGTAAGGTCAGGTAATGACTCAGCTGAGCGTAAAGCACTTCCTGCCCAGAGAGTGTCAATAAAACAGACAATACCCCCATAAACAGAAACACCACCACATTAATGACAATGATCTGATTTAAGACATTTCCCGTCTTAAAAGCCAACTTAAAATCTTCTAGAATACTATTCATCGGTTAATAGAACTTATGACGATCCTTTTTCCACAACCTTACTAAGAAATAGGCAATCAGCGCCCCTCCAATATGGGCAAGGTGGGCTACATTATCTCCAGGTGCCCGCTGAAATTCAGCATAGAGTTCATAGAGTATGTAAAAACCTACCAGGTACTTCGCCTTAATTGGGAAAGGCAAAAAGAGTAAGAATAGTTCTGTATTAGGGAAGAAAAGGGCAAATGCGGCAAGAATTCCAAAGACAGCTCCGGAAGCACCTACCATATTGTAATCACCAAAATATCTGTACAAGCCTCTGGCCAATTCCTTAGACTCTTCTATCAACCGTGGATCATTTTCATTACGTGAATAGCGATCTACAAAATTGTAAATGAACTCAGGCTTATAAACATTATGGTCTACAATCAACTGATTGAAGTCTTGAGAGCTTGGGTTATCAACGTACGACTGAACCGAGTTTCGAATTGAAACCACTTCCAGATAATTTACTGTCGTATAGAAAATCCCGGCACCAATACCGGTGACCATGTAAAGGATTAAGAACTTCTTCTGACCAAGGAATTGCTCGAGCAACGGCCCAAAAATGAATAGAGCGAACATATTCCCAAAGAGGTGCATAATACTTTGGGTGCTATGCAAGAACATGTAAGTAATGAACTGATAAGGTTTGAAGTCATCTGAGAGAATGAAGTACAAACCGAAATACTCCCCTAGATCCAATTTCATCAGCATTTGAACTACGGCAATACCGATGTTGATAAAAAGGAGCTGTTTTACTAGGGGCGTGAGTCTTCCGAACATAAATGCTAATTAAAAAACTGGGCTATCTTTTCCAATTCGAGAATAAAGGTCGTTTTGAGACCGCTTGGCGAATAATTTGGTGTTTTGCATGCAAAGAGTTGATCAATTAACGATGACATCTCCGCTTGGGTTAACTCATTCCCCCTTTTTATTGAAGATCTTTTCGCAATGGCTCGCGCGATATTCTCATCATTAGAAATACTTAACTCAGACTTGTTTTGTTTGAATTGCTCAATAAAGCCCTCAAAAAGCACCTTTTCATTTCCAGTTTTTAAGTCCGCAGGCACGCCATTGATCACAATCGCATGATTTCCGAAATCAGAAAATTCGAAGCCGATCGCATTCAATTCTTCCTTAATATCATTCACAAGCGAAAAGTCTGCTGGATTCAATTCCAAAGTTTGGGGGAATAAAGACTGTTGTGAAGCCCCCGATCGCTGTTGCAACTGGAGCAGAAATTTTTCATATAGGATCCTTTCATGTGCCTCTTGCTGTGCGATCAGCATCAATCCAGACTTCACATGAGTAGCGATATATTGTTGGTGTATTTGAAAATAGGCTTTGTGTTCACGAGGGGTGTGTGCCACAGCATCGGGGGAATTAGCAGCACTGCCTAAGGTAATCGTACTCTGTGACTCAGGATGAATCTCCATTTGGGCATTAGCCTGCTCTTCTTGTGAAATGTCTTGCTTCAAGCCTTCGTAAAGCTTCTCCCACTGCCCTGCATCCTGTTTCTTTTCAAAGGTTTTGAACTGCGCATAATCTCGATCAGCAGTGCTGGTTCTTTCTTTAGGTGGGGCCGATTGGAAAGAAGCAAAGTTCACGTCTTGGTTGAAATCCAATGCAGGAACGATATTATGGGTACCTAATGCCTGTCTGACCGCTGCTTTCACAATGGCATAAACGGTCCGTTCATCATCAAACTTAATTTCCGTCTTGGTCGGGTGCACATTGATGTCAATATGCTTTGGATCAATTTCTATAAAGAGCGTATAGAAAGGATAAGTTGAATCGGGTAACAGACTTTCAAAGGCCGTCATTACCGCATGGTTCAAATAGTTACTCTTGATAAAGCGATCATTGACAAAGAAGAATTGTTCTCCGCGTGTCTTTTTAGCAAATTCTGGCTTTCCTACATAACCATAAACTCGGAGCAGGTCAGTTTCTTCTTCACAAGAAGCCATCTGGTCTTGATACTTCTTTCCAAAAATACCAACCACGCGCTTGCTGAGTTTCCCCCCGGAAAGCTTGTAAACCTCCATGTCATTTTGATACAGTGACATGGCGATTTCTGAGTTAGCCAAGGCCACACGTTGGAATTCATCCACGATATGGCGCATTTCCACTGCATTCGACTTTAAGAAGTTTCTTCTAGCAGGAACATTGAAAAATAGATTCTTGACGCAGGTAGAGGTTCCTTTTGGCGTGGCGATCGGCTCTTGTTTTTTTACTTCTGAGGCCTCTATTTGGATCATGACACCCAATTCATCCTCTTCCCTTTTCGACTTTAATTCTACCTGACCTACAGCTGCAATAGAAGCCATAGCTTCACCCCTAAACCCCATGGTTTTTATGGCAAAAAGGTCTTCAGCCGTTCTGATTTTAGAAGTAGCATGCCTCTCAAAACACATACGCGCATCGATGTCAGACATACCCAGGCCATTGTCCACCACTTGGATCAATGACTTTCCAGAATCTTTTACAATGAGTTGGATATCTGTAGCCCCTGCATCAATTGCATTCTCCAACAGCTCCTTGACCACAGAGGCAGGACGCTGTACTACTTCACCAGCAGCTATCTGATTAGCAATGTTATCAGGTAATAACTTTATGATATCGGGCATTCGAAACTTCGGAAGTTACTTTTTAAATCGCTTCCAAAGATAGAACGGAATATAGAGTAAGGCTAAATAAAATATGTCAGATCCAACATAAACAAAACCACCGGCAAACATTACCAACACTATCATGATGATAAGTCTAAGCATCATGGTCTGCCCAACGCCATCACCCTTAGCGTGCTTCATGTTTTTTCTGAAGGAACCGGAGATCTGAGAAGTGTAGCCAGGGTCTACTGAATCATCGGCAATGCCTAACTCGGCTTTTATGCGAGAAGTTCTGTTTTCAATATCTTCCTTGATAGGATCGTAATAGCGTGGAGTAACATGAAAGCGCTGGTACTTCACTTTTTTCATTAAACTCGGAAGCTTCATCATATCACTACTCCTTTTTTAACGTTCTTACTAATGTCCTAAAAATATAGTTAATTTACTTTTATTAAAAGTCAAACGCCTCTATGATGAAAAAAGTTACCGTGATGGTGTTGATGTTTCTGATAGGAATTGGTGCTTCAAAAGCCCAAAAAATCTATCAGAAAGCAGATACACTAGCACAAAGTGAATGGGTTGATAGTGTATTCAATGCTTTAACTCCTGAACAACGTATCGGTCAGCTTTTTATGGTGGCAGCCTACTCCAACAGAGATGAGAAACACTACAAAGAAATTGATAAGCTCATCACGGAATACAATATTGGTGGGCTGATCTTCTTCCAGGGTGGCCCATACCGTCAGGCAGCACTGAACAATCGTTATCAGTCTAAAGCAAAAGTACCACTAGCCATTGCCATGGATGCAGAATGGGGCATTGGCATGAGACTCGATAGTGTGCTCGACTTTCCAAAGCAAATGACCTTAGGCGCCATTCAAGACAATAAATGGATCTATGAAATGGGCAAGGAAGTGGCCAATCAATTCCATGCCCTGAATATGCACATCAACTTTGCTCCGGTGGTGGATGTCAATGTCAACCCAAATAATCCAGTCATTGGATATCGATCTTTTGGAGAGGATAAATTCTCAGTTTCTGAAAAAGGCATTGCCTATATGAAGGGGATGCAGGATCATGGTATTATGGCCAATGCCAAGCATTTCCCTGGGCATGGCGATACAGATGCAGATTCGCATTATGCCCTGCCGGTAATTAAGCACTCGGTTGATCGCATGTCGAAAACAGAACTATATCCTTTTAAACAACTGATGAAGGACAGCCTCATGAGTATGATGGTGGCTCATCTACAGGTGCCTGCCTATGATGATAGAGAAAATATGCCGACCACCCTATCCGATAAAGTGGTCACAGATTTATTGAAAAAAGAACTGGAATTCGATGGTCTCGTCTTTACCGATGCCATGAACATGCAAGGGGTAGCCAAGTATTATGATCCGGGAGAAGCGGACGTAAAAGCACTACAAGCCGGTAATGACATCATCCTTTTTCCACTAGACGTGCCGAAAGCCATCAAGCAGGTGAAAAAGGCATTGAAAAAAGATCGCTTAGATCAGGCTTCCATAGATAAGCGTGTGAAAAAGGTGCTCAGGGCCAAATATTGGTTTGGTTTAGACAAACCACGAATGATCAATACCACTAACCTAACCAAAAGGATAAATAATGACTATGCCCGGTTACTCAACAGAATCCTTTATCAAAAAGCGATCACTGTGGTTGACAATAAGGATCAATTGCTTCCGATCATTGATTTAGCTGATCGATCTTTCAAATCAATAAGCTTAGGGGAAGGTGATCCGTCAGAATTCAGAAGGATGCTGGATAAATATGCCAAGTTTGACCACCTCGTCAATGATTCACTCAATATTGAATCTTTAGGACAAAACGACCTGCTAGTGGTTTCGTATCATGGGATTACCAACTCCCCAAAAAATCAACATGGAGTTAAGGATGAAGACATTGCTCTAATCAAATCCCTTCAGGAAAGAACCAATGTAATAGTCGTTGCTTTCGGCAATGCTTATAGCCTTCAATATTTCAATGGGGTCAAGAACATTATTTGTACCTATGAGGATAACACCATCACGCAAAACCTTGCGCCACAAATCATCTTTGGGGCTATAAAAGCTGAGGGGAAACTTCCTATTTCGGCAGGCGAAGAGTTCAAAGCCGGTGTTGGCATTGAGACGCTCGTCACTTCCAGATTAAGCTATGGATTACCATCAGAAGTAGGCATGAGTATTGACTCGCTTAGGAAGATCGATGAAATCATTGAAGAGGCGATTCGACAAAAAGCTACTCCGGGAGCGCAAGTCATTGTTGCACGAAAAGGTAAGGTGGTCTACCAAAAGAACTTTGGCCATCAAACCTATGCAGAAAAAAAGCCTATTAATGATCATACCATTTACGATGTGGCCTCCATCACCAAAGTAGCTGCAACCACCCAGGTGATTATGAAGCTCTATGAAGAGAAAAAGCTCGATATCAATAAAACTGTTGGCTATTATTTGAAAGACCTCAGCGGAACAAACAAGGATTCTCTCTTAATAAGAGACGTGCTAACACATCAAGCGGGTTTAAAGCCTTATATCCCCTTTTGGGAGAAGACTGTAGACAAAGGCACCTTGAAAGCGGAGTATTTCACAGATGCTTCTGGTCCTAATCATGATTTTCGATTTCAGGAGAATGATTTACCGCCTTCCCTTGCGGATTCCATATGGCAGTGGACCATAGATTCTGATTTGAGGGATTTACCCGAAAAGAAAAAACGGTATGACTACCTCTATTCAGACCTGGGCTATACACTGATGTATCATGTCATTTCTGAAATCATCCAAGAACCTGTTGAGGAATACATTCAGCGAGAGTTCTATGGTCCACTTGGTTTAAGCAGAACCATGTACTTGCCCTTAGAAAAGGGATATGGAAAGGATATAGCACCCTCTGAGGTTGATGACTACTTTAGAAACACAATTGTCTGCGGTAGCGTGCACGATCAAAATGCAACTTTAATGGGAGGTATAGCAGGCCATGCGGGCCTTTTCAGCAATGCAAACGACTTGGCTATCCTTATGCAGATGAACATGCAAATGGGAGAATATGCCGAAAAGAAATACTTCCAAAATTGGACCATCCCAATCTTCACCAGCGCACAGTATATGGAAAACCGAAGGGGTCTTGGTTGGGACAAACCGATTACCGGAACGGATGAAGGTCCCACCAGTAAGTATTCTTCCGCAAGCACCTTCGGTCACACGGGTTTCACTGGTGCTGCCGTTTGGGCTGACCCAGCTGAAGAGTTGGTTTTTGTATTTCTATGCAACCGCACTTATCCCGAAAGCGACAACTTCAAATTGCTTGAAGAAAATGTCCGAACCAGGATCCATGATTTGTTATACGAATCTATTTTTGAACCTAAAGCCGATTAATTCGGTTTAACTCTTCGTAGCGCGACATTTTTCAAATGAAGATAGGAATTGTATGTTACCCCACATTCGGAGGAAGTGGTGTAGTAGCAACTGAATTAGGCAAAGGATTGGCCAAAAATGGTCATGAAGTGCATTTTATTACTTACTCACAGCCCACTCGTCTAGATTTTTTTAACGAAAATCTTTTCTATCACGAGGTTAACATCAGGTCTTACCCACTTTTCAAATATCCACCCTACGAGCTTGCACTAGCAAGTAAAATGGTAGATGTGGTGAAATTTGAGAAGTTAGATTTGCTTCATGTTCACTACGCCATTCCTCATGCTTCTGCAGCGGTAATGGCACGCCAGATTCTAAAATCAGAGGGAATAGATATACCTGTAGTCACGACACTTCACGGTACTGACATCACCTTGGTGGGTAAAGATCCTTCTTACGAGCCGGTAGTGACCTTCAGTATCAATCAATCGGATGGTGTGACTGCCGTATCGGAAGACCTAAAAAAAGACACTTACAAGCACTTCAATATCTTGAGAGAAATTGAAGTAATACCCAACTTCATCGATCTGACCAAATTCAAGAGGCAGCGAAAAGATCATTTTAAAACGGCCATTTGCCCCAATGGTGAGAAGCTGATTGTCCATACATCCAAC
Coding sequences:
- a CDS encoding rhomboid family intramembrane serine protease is translated as MNSILEDFKLAFKTGNVLNQIIVINVVVFLFMGVLSVLLTLSGQEVLYAQLSHYLTLPADPGALLYRPWSIITYFFFHQGLLHILFNMLWMYWFGKIIAEYLGQNKLLGFYVWGGIGGGLFYMLIYNLLPYFQEAVPYSSLLGASAGVTAIVVGAATFQPNFAVNLILLGPVKLKYIAFFSVFVSFIQSTGSNAGGEIAHLGGALVGYVGMTQLQKGNDWSKPIVNFIIWVKSLFKPQPKIKVSYKKETSSRPKSRTARKSSVKTDSKKETSQAEIDAILDKISDKGYDALSKEEKQKLFNASKD
- a CDS encoding rhomboid family intramembrane serine protease, coding for MFGRLTPLVKQLLFINIGIAVVQMLMKLDLGEYFGLYFILSDDFKPYQFITYMFLHSTQSIMHLFGNMFALFIFGPLLEQFLGQKKFLILYMVTGIGAGIFYTTVNYLEVVSIRNSVQSYVDNPSSQDFNQLIVDHNVYKPEFIYNFVDRYSRNENDPRLIEESKELARGLYRYFGDYNMVGASGAVFGILAAFALFFPNTELFLLFLPFPIKAKYLVGFYILYELYAEFQRAPGDNVAHLAHIGGALIAYFLVRLWKKDRHKFY
- the mutL gene encoding DNA mismatch repair endonuclease MutL; this encodes MPDIIKLLPDNIANQIAAGEVVQRPASVVKELLENAIDAGATDIQLIVKDSGKSLIQVVDNGLGMSDIDARMCFERHATSKIRTAEDLFAIKTMGFRGEAMASIAAVGQVELKSKREEDELGVMIQIEASEVKKQEPIATPKGTSTCVKNLFFNVPARRNFLKSNAVEMRHIVDEFQRVALANSEIAMSLYQNDMEVYKLSGGKLSKRVVGIFGKKYQDQMASCEEETDLLRVYGYVGKPEFAKKTRGEQFFFVNDRFIKSNYLNHAVMTAFESLLPDSTYPFYTLFIEIDPKHIDINVHPTKTEIKFDDERTVYAIVKAAVRQALGTHNIVPALDFNQDVNFASFQSAPPKERTSTADRDYAQFKTFEKKQDAGQWEKLYEGLKQDISQEEQANAQMEIHPESQSTITLGSAANSPDAVAHTPREHKAYFQIHQQYIATHVKSGLMLIAQQEAHERILYEKFLLQLQQRSGASQQSLFPQTLELNPADFSLVNDIKEELNAIGFEFSDFGNHAIVINGVPADLKTGNEKVLFEGFIEQFKQNKSELSISNDENIARAIAKRSSIKRGNELTQAEMSSLIDQLFACKTPNYSPSGLKTTFILELEKIAQFFN
- a CDS encoding glycoside hydrolase family 3 N-terminal domain-containing protein: MMKKVTVMVLMFLIGIGASKAQKIYQKADTLAQSEWVDSVFNALTPEQRIGQLFMVAAYSNRDEKHYKEIDKLITEYNIGGLIFFQGGPYRQAALNNRYQSKAKVPLAIAMDAEWGIGMRLDSVLDFPKQMTLGAIQDNKWIYEMGKEVANQFHALNMHINFAPVVDVNVNPNNPVIGYRSFGEDKFSVSEKGIAYMKGMQDHGIMANAKHFPGHGDTDADSHYALPVIKHSVDRMSKTELYPFKQLMKDSLMSMMVAHLQVPAYDDRENMPTTLSDKVVTDLLKKELEFDGLVFTDAMNMQGVAKYYDPGEADVKALQAGNDIILFPLDVPKAIKQVKKALKKDRLDQASIDKRVKKVLRAKYWFGLDKPRMINTTNLTKRINNDYARLLNRILYQKAITVVDNKDQLLPIIDLADRSFKSISLGEGDPSEFRRMLDKYAKFDHLVNDSLNIESLGQNDLLVVSYHGITNSPKNQHGVKDEDIALIKSLQERTNVIVVAFGNAYSLQYFNGVKNIICTYEDNTITQNLAPQIIFGAIKAEGKLPISAGEEFKAGVGIETLVTSRLSYGLPSEVGMSIDSLRKIDEIIEEAIRQKATPGAQVIVARKGKVVYQKNFGHQTYAEKKPINDHTIYDVASITKVAATTQVIMKLYEEKKLDINKTVGYYLKDLSGTNKDSLLIRDVLTHQAGLKPYIPFWEKTVDKGTLKAEYFTDASGPNHDFRFQENDLPPSLADSIWQWTIDSDLRDLPEKKKRYDYLYSDLGYTLMYHVISEIIQEPVEEYIQREFYGPLGLSRTMYLPLEKGYGKDIAPSEVDDYFRNTIVCGSVHDQNATLMGGIAGHAGLFSNANDLAILMQMNMQMGEYAEKKYFQNWTIPIFTSAQYMENRRGLGWDKPITGTDEGPTSKYSSASTFGHTGFTGAAVWADPAEELVFVFLCNRTYPESDNFKLLEENVRTRIHDLLYESIFEPKAD
- the bshA gene encoding N-acetyl-alpha-D-glucosaminyl L-malate synthase BshA — protein: MKIGIVCYPTFGGSGVVATELGKGLAKNGHEVHFITYSQPTRLDFFNENLFYHEVNIRSYPLFKYPPYELALASKMVDVVKFEKLDLLHVHYAIPHASAAVMARQILKSEGIDIPVVTTLHGTDITLVGKDPSYEPVVTFSINQSDGVTAVSEDLKKDTYKHFNILREIEVIPNFIDLTKFKRQRKDHFKTAICPNGEKLIVHTSNFRKVKRVDDVVRIFHKISETVPARLLLVGDGPERGHIEALCRELGIYDEVRFLGKLEAVEEVLSVADLFIMPSEKESFGLAALEAMACEVPVISSRAGGIPELNIDGVTGFTSKIGDVEEMTKNALHILSEENLETFKKNALAQAKKFDIEVILPIYEKFYADVAATMLATS